In a genomic window of Shouchella clausii:
- a CDS encoding bifunctional lytic transglycosylase/C40 family peptidase has protein sequence MRLKVMLITGGLGFLAFLGLLAFVAIFISNEEHSSERGDFIHDIDSISVTADVLKHQPMVEKYAQEYGISEYVSTLLAIIQVESGGKLPDVMQSSESLGLPPNSLDTEASIKQGTKYFSDLLRSAEASGVDKNTVIQAYNYGGAFIDYVAKRDTQYSFGLAESFAKERSGGSRVTYSNPIAIKKNGGWRYRYGNMFYVDLVSQYFISPQFDDEMVQIVMNEALKYEGFPYVFGGDNPNTSFDCSGLTQWSYRKAGINLPRTAQQQYDVTEHIPLSEAKPGDLVFFHSTYNAGTYVTHVGIYVGNNQMYNAGDPIGYADLTTAYWQKHLIGAGRIKQ, from the coding sequence ATGAGATTAAAGGTCATGTTAATTACTGGGGGATTAGGCTTTCTTGCCTTTTTAGGATTGTTAGCATTTGTAGCTATTTTTATATCGAATGAAGAACATTCATCAGAGCGTGGTGATTTCATTCATGATATAGACAGCATATCGGTAACCGCCGATGTGTTAAAACATCAGCCAATGGTAGAAAAATATGCACAAGAATACGGAATTAGTGAATATGTCTCTACCCTACTTGCCATTATCCAAGTAGAGAGTGGTGGAAAACTTCCAGATGTGATGCAGTCAAGTGAATCTTTGGGACTTCCACCCAATTCTTTAGATACCGAAGCTTCAATTAAACAAGGAACTAAATACTTTTCAGATTTGCTGCGTTCCGCAGAAGCGAGTGGTGTCGATAAGAATACAGTCATTCAAGCATATAACTATGGCGGTGCTTTTATTGATTACGTTGCAAAAAGAGACACACAATATAGTTTTGGACTGGCCGAAAGTTTTGCGAAAGAACGTTCAGGTGGTAGCAGAGTCACTTATTCAAATCCAATAGCCATAAAGAAAAATGGTGGTTGGCGTTACCGTTATGGCAATATGTTTTATGTCGATTTAGTCAGTCAATATTTTATATCGCCTCAATTCGATGATGAAATGGTTCAGATCGTGATGAATGAAGCTTTAAAGTATGAAGGGTTCCCTTATGTTTTTGGGGGAGATAATCCAAATACTTCTTTTGATTGTAGCGGATTAACACAATGGAGTTATCGAAAGGCGGGTATTAACTTGCCCCGAACAGCGCAGCAACAGTATGACGTGACCGAGCATATACCCTTGTCTGAAGCAAAACCTGGTGATTTAGTATTCTTTCATTCCACATATAATGCAGGAACCTATGTCACTCACGTTGGGATCTATGTTGGGAACAACCAAATGTATAATGCTGGCGATCCAATCGGTTATGCAGATTTAACTACTGCCTACTGGCAAAAGCACTTAATTGGAGCTGGACGTATTAAACAATAG
- a CDS encoding conjugal transfer protein gives MRRFFKRKEKQTTETKSRKIKVRTVGTRILLIGSLAFGIYKNFTAIDQHTVHEREIIETKIMDMNAIESFTKNFVKDYYTWQNEKDSIEQRVEKISQYLTEELQALNTDTVKDDIPTSSSVGNIDIWSVSPENDNTYAVVYSVDQKIMEDKNNKMVRSTYRILLHQDNVGNLVIIQSPTLWSLPNKSDYEPQQPESNGTVDSDTVQEVTEFLETFFTFYPTATEQELDYYVKNNALPPIGKDYLFSGLVKPVFQTIENQIKVWVTVKYIDEVTKATQYSQYILTLEKDTNWMIVE, from the coding sequence ATGAGAAGATTTTTTAAAAGAAAAGAAAAACAAACGACCGAAACAAAATCCAGAAAAATAAAAGTACGGACTGTCGGTACACGGATATTACTTATTGGTAGCCTAGCCTTTGGAATCTATAAAAACTTTACAGCAATTGATCAACATACCGTTCATGAAAGAGAAATCATTGAAACCAAGATCATGGATATGAATGCGATTGAGAGCTTTACGAAAAACTTTGTGAAAGATTACTACACATGGCAAAATGAAAAAGATTCCATTGAACAACGGGTGGAAAAGATCAGTCAATATTTGACAGAGGAATTACAAGCATTAAATACCGATACCGTAAAAGACGATATTCCTACTAGTTCCAGCGTAGGTAATATTGATATCTGGTCAGTGTCACCAGAAAATGATAATACCTATGCGGTTGTTTATTCGGTAGATCAAAAAATTATGGAAGATAAAAATAACAAAATGGTCCGATCCACCTATCGAATCTTATTACATCAAGATAATGTAGGAAACTTAGTAATTATACAAAGCCCTACCTTGTGGAGCTTACCGAATAAATCAGATTATGAGCCACAACAACCTGAAAGTAATGGAACAGTTGACTCTGATACGGTGCAAGAAGTGACAGAGTTTTTGGAGACATTCTTTACATTTTATCCGACTGCAACAGAACAGGAACTTGATTATTATGTGAAAAATAATGCTTTACCACCGATTGGTAAGGATTATCTATTTTCAGGGTTAGTCAAGCCAGTATTCCAGACAATAGAGAACCAAATAAAAGTATGGGTTACTGTTAAATATATTGACGAAGTAACAAAAGCCACACAGTATTCGCAATATATACTCACGTTAGAAAAAGATACAAATTGGATGATTGTCGAGTAA
- a CDS encoding alpha/beta fold hydrolase, with the protein MDLHYEIKGRGKPVILLHSGAMDSRDWEFITPHLSKSFKVITLDVRGAGKSPVPNEPIDYVKDLRKLLDHLKIKKGALVGHSLGGQIATDFTLTYPKRVSQLVLVAPGLSGFKFSSEHAELESRVSKVAPDVEKMTNIILSEPSWSVSFGKAYDLLREMMIHNIQKTFDWKTFETVSSNSAMERLGEITTKTLFIIGEKDSGDLFKIAQLYKEVPNINFVCIPGANHIITLTHPEEVSDHISHFLNLLDW; encoded by the coding sequence ATGGATCTTCATTACGAAATTAAAGGAAGAGGAAAGCCAGTTATACTACTTCATAGTGGAGCTATGGATTCACGTGACTGGGAATTCATCACACCACATCTTTCAAAGTCGTTCAAAGTAATCACTCTTGATGTCCGGGGTGCAGGGAAGTCACCTGTTCCGAATGAACCCATTGATTATGTTAAGGATCTTAGAAAACTCTTGGATCATCTTAAAATTAAGAAAGGTGCCCTCGTTGGACATTCCCTAGGTGGACAAATTGCAACTGATTTTACTCTGACCTATCCAAAAAGGGTGTCTCAACTGGTATTGGTCGCTCCAGGCCTGTCGGGGTTTAAATTTTCTTCCGAACATGCGGAATTAGAGAGCCGAGTTTCTAAAGTTGCACCAGATGTCGAGAAAATGACTAATATAATATTAAGCGAGCCTTCCTGGAGCGTTTCTTTTGGAAAAGCATACGATTTATTGCGCGAAATGATGATACACAATATTCAAAAGACTTTTGATTGGAAAACATTCGAAACTGTTTCCTCCAATTCAGCGATGGAAAGATTGGGAGAAATTACAACGAAGACACTTTTTATCATAGGCGAGAAGGACTCAGGAGATCTCTTTAAAATCGCACAATTATATAAGGAAGTTCCCAATATTAACTTTGTTTGTATACCTGGTGCTAATCACATCATCACTTTGACCCACCCTGAGGAAGTTTCCGACCACATCAGTCATTTTTTGAACTTACTAGATTGGTAA
- a CDS encoding TetR/AcrR family transcriptional regulator, with protein sequence MARIVNHEKKRKSIAEAAWSIIKKEGIEKASIRRVAIEAGMSAGALRHYFSTKDEMLLFIMDYYLEEGKKRSQSKSWSDNPLQAVAEVLLELIPIDEEKKIETSVWWILALQSLTSDTLKEKKDEMTNGMYELASSMIEILALQGILSDSTNVKLEKSRLAALIDGLSIHALLRPDVYSPEKVKEVIRYHLETLCNESQLS encoded by the coding sequence ATGGCAAGGATTGTTAATCATGAAAAAAAGAGGAAGTCGATTGCTGAGGCCGCTTGGAGTATTATTAAGAAAGAGGGAATCGAAAAAGCATCTATAAGAAGAGTTGCTATTGAAGCAGGTATGTCTGCTGGAGCGTTAAGACATTATTTTTCAACTAAGGATGAAATGTTATTATTTATCATGGATTATTATCTGGAAGAAGGGAAAAAACGTTCTCAAAGTAAAAGTTGGTCAGACAATCCATTGCAGGCGGTTGCGGAAGTTTTATTAGAGCTTATACCAATTGATGAAGAAAAGAAAATCGAAACGAGTGTTTGGTGGATCCTTGCACTTCAGTCACTTACAAGTGATACTTTAAAAGAAAAAAAAGATGAAATGACTAACGGTATGTATGAATTAGCAAGTTCAATGATCGAGATATTAGCTCTACAAGGGATTTTATCTGATTCAACTAATGTAAAATTAGAAAAGAGTAGGCTAGCGGCATTAATTGATGGATTGTCCATTCATGCTCTGTTAAGACCTGATGTCTATTCTCCAGAAAAGGTAAAGGAAGTAATCCGTTACCATTTAGAAACACTCTGCAATGAAAGTCAATTGAGTTAG
- a CDS encoding GAP family protein gives MIESIEALMPSSSIDTSIALLIISICALIDILSPGVLAVTAYLLLTQPNQLSSRLLVFLFITQFGYFVVGLFLYFGGDSLLKGIGKLSEFDFINWFYLLFGAVMALISFCKPNDTTKKRLISFIPQKTTMKGMIMLGIIVFLIEFVTALPYFYSILLMNHLTIEPSSSIFIIIGYNLVMVLPSLLLLGVNIMFKERLQQFLNKIRSKLNEAPISSLLVAIGVVGAVFFNIGLRGILN, from the coding sequence TTGATCGAAAGTATTGAAGCATTGATGCCTTCTTCATCAATAGACACATCGATAGCTTTGCTAATTATTTCTATTTGCGCATTAATTGATATATTAAGTCCTGGTGTACTTGCTGTAACAGCTTATTTATTATTGACACAGCCTAATCAATTATCTTCTCGCTTGCTTGTTTTTTTGTTTATTACGCAGTTTGGCTACTTCGTAGTGGGCTTATTCCTATACTTTGGTGGAGATTCACTATTGAAAGGAATCGGAAAATTATCTGAATTTGACTTTATCAATTGGTTTTATCTCCTTTTTGGAGCAGTTATGGCTCTAATTAGCTTCTGTAAACCAAATGATACTACAAAAAAACGTTTAATTTCATTTATACCCCAAAAAACAACGATGAAAGGGATGATCATGTTAGGTATCATTGTTTTTCTAATTGAATTTGTAACTGCCTTGCCTTACTTTTATTCAATTTTGTTAATGAATCACCTAACAATTGAGCCTTCCTCTTCTATCTTTATTATAATTGGCTACAATCTTGTAATGGTGCTTCCTTCTCTTCTTTTGTTAGGGGTAAATATTATGTTTAAAGAGAGACTGCAACAATTTCTAAATAAAATTAGATCAAAATTAAATGAAGCTCCGATTTCCTCACTGTTGGTAGCGATAGGAGTAGTAGGTGCGGTTTTTTTCAATATCGGTCTTAGAGGCATATTAAATTAA
- a CDS encoding acyltransferase family protein — MNSRHIGSSSLQKEGRLYFIDNLRAALTMLVVLHHLVYFSIYNEVLSQGSIGAVMGLLFLAFNQTFFMGTFFLISGYFVPSSFERNGATRFIKDRFIRFLVPFIFYVLILSQVQSIEVYMLNQEPFTWQTYFSHLTYGPMWYVELLFVFVCLYTVWAKFMSKNKLSVVRQSKPPTYTMLAIFVMILAVSYFIIRLWVPALDLPGGSPKVRAFVGLFTASGYDLPQYVGLFILGIIAYQRNWFRNTPDSMGRAGFGIAIGASILLLPLVLIFGVDELQFSGGWNWASLVYSLWEALFCVGVILGLIIFFRKRVSRQGKSWSFLSAHSFVIYIIHIPIIAIVMAGLKVIHFPPSFMFLAMILITIPLCFLLSYIIRQIPFVSKII; from the coding sequence ATGAATTCAAGACATATAGGGAGCTCGTCTCTCCAAAAGGAAGGTCGGTTATACTTTATCGATAACCTAAGGGCAGCTCTTACAATGTTAGTAGTGCTACATCATTTAGTGTATTTTTCCATCTATAACGAGGTATTATCACAAGGATCTATTGGGGCTGTTATGGGCCTTCTATTCCTTGCTTTTAATCAGACTTTTTTCATGGGGACGTTTTTTCTTATTTCCGGATATTTTGTTCCTTCATCTTTTGAACGTAATGGAGCAACCCGATTTATCAAAGATAGATTCATCCGGTTCCTAGTCCCGTTTATCTTCTACGTTCTCATTCTTAGCCAAGTTCAATCAATTGAAGTCTATATGCTTAACCAGGAGCCATTTACATGGCAAACCTATTTTTCACATTTAACTTACGGGCCGATGTGGTACGTCGAGCTACTTTTCGTATTCGTTTGTTTATACACAGTCTGGGCGAAATTTATGAGTAAAAATAAGCTATCAGTAGTTCGTCAGAGTAAGCCACCCACCTACACAATGCTTGCCATCTTTGTCATGATATTAGCAGTATCGTATTTCATCATAAGACTGTGGGTCCCTGCTCTCGACTTGCCGGGCGGATCTCCCAAGGTTCGAGCATTCGTTGGACTATTTACAGCAAGCGGCTATGATCTCCCACAATATGTCGGGCTATTCATTTTAGGCATCATCGCTTATCAACGCAATTGGTTTCGAAATACCCCTGATTCTATGGGGAGGGCAGGTTTTGGAATTGCAATTGGAGCATCGATTCTTCTCCTTCCCTTAGTCTTGATATTTGGGGTAGACGAATTACAGTTTTCTGGCGGCTGGAACTGGGCATCTTTGGTTTATTCTCTGTGGGAAGCTCTATTTTGTGTTGGCGTCATTCTCGGATTAATCATATTCTTTCGCAAAAGAGTTTCTCGTCAAGGAAAAAGTTGGAGCTTCTTGTCAGCCCATTCCTTCGTGATTTATATCATTCATATACCGATTATCGCTATTGTTATGGCTGGATTGAAGGTCATCCACTTTCCACCATCCTTCATGTTTCTAGCTATGATTCTGATCACGATACCACTTTGCTTCTTGTTAAGTTATATAATTAGGCAGATTCCCTTTGTGTCAAAGATTATTTAG
- a CDS encoding RNA polymerase sigma factor produces MAGKKITPKLLAEALRTLPKEKRKTVLLYYFFDKSDVEIAELLDIPRSTVQYRRTSSFKRLRRFLEEHADEWSD; encoded by the coding sequence GTGGCTGGAAAGAAAATAACTCCGAAATTACTCGCTGAAGCGTTGCGTACTTTGCCAAAAGAAAAGCGTAAGACTGTCCTTTTATACTACTTTTTTGACAAATCAGATGTAGAAATAGCTGAACTACTCGATATTCCACGTAGTACCGTTCAGTATAGGAGGACAAGCTCTTTCAAAAGGTTAAGACGATTTTTGGAGGAACATGCAGATGAATGGAGTGATTAA
- a CDS encoding helix-turn-helix domain-containing protein: protein MNGVINSNVGNNERGLLPYPIILAANKGEPEAMKVVVLHYGSYMTSLSMRKIRDDQGNTYWGIDEDTRERLRAKLMQSVLAFKI, encoded by the coding sequence ATGAATGGAGTGATTAATTCTAATGTTGGAAACAACGAGCGTGGTTTATTGCCGTACCCAATTATTTTAGCTGCAAATAAGGGTGAGCCAGAAGCAATGAAAGTAGTTGTTCTACATTATGGAAGCTATATGACAAGCCTATCCATGCGTAAGATCCGTGATGATCAAGGGAACACGTATTGGGGCATCGATGAAGATACACGCGAACGCTTACGAGCGAAGCTTATGCAATCTGTTTTAGCTTTCAAAATTTGA
- a CDS encoding DUF418 domain-containing protein, which translates to MDNKRYLTPDIGRGFMLLLIAVAHAPLFHKLIEGVNEPAISDQLFKAFVVTFVDGRAFVTFSLLFGFGIALMVKRQLDKGISVNESKRLLRRRSLFMILFGFTHQVFIGGADIIAFYGIAGLLIEGLIFKSKRFKEKALFVIGTLSFLTISTGWWFLSLFKELSEEANVNYLEMVIENVIAFPITVLVQLLFFPFLFVILLGVLVERKTWISHPEQHISKLRKFALTGILISVIGASPLTAITVGILNVSEKILAALHIFQILTGIAGGIGYTSLIALFGIAATKLTPKITNWLTAIGRRSLTFYLYQEALLVILLSPVAFGLGNKLGYTGIILTAVVIWITGVIIAVFLEDKKVPGPADALLRRLVYR; encoded by the coding sequence ATGGATAACAAGCGTTACTTAACACCTGACATTGGCCGTGGCTTTATGCTTTTGTTAATCGCTGTAGCACATGCACCTCTTTTTCACAAATTAATAGAGGGAGTTAATGAACCTGCAATCTCAGATCAATTATTTAAGGCGTTTGTAGTAACCTTTGTCGATGGTCGTGCGTTTGTTACGTTTTCTTTACTATTTGGGTTTGGAATAGCACTAATGGTTAAACGCCAACTAGATAAAGGGATATCTGTAAATGAATCAAAGCGTTTATTGCGAAGACGCTCGCTCTTCATGATCTTATTTGGCTTCACACATCAGGTTTTTATAGGTGGGGCAGATATCATTGCATTCTATGGGATCGCTGGACTATTAATAGAAGGATTGATTTTTAAATCGAAACGATTTAAGGAAAAAGCTCTATTTGTTATAGGTACACTATCGTTCCTAACCATTTCTACTGGATGGTGGTTTCTCTCTTTGTTTAAGGAATTATCAGAAGAAGCAAATGTTAATTATTTAGAGATGGTAATAGAAAATGTTATTGCATTTCCAATTACTGTTCTCGTTCAACTATTATTTTTTCCATTCCTTTTTGTTATTCTTTTAGGCGTGCTAGTAGAGAGGAAGACTTGGATTTCTCACCCTGAACAACATATATCAAAATTGAGAAAATTTGCTTTAACTGGCATTCTTATTTCAGTAATTGGGGCCAGTCCTTTAACTGCTATTACTGTTGGTATATTGAATGTGTCTGAGAAAATACTTGCAGCATTGCATATTTTTCAAATACTAACAGGTATAGCCGGTGGCATTGGATATACCTCCTTAATTGCATTATTTGGAATAGCTGCAACTAAATTAACTCCTAAAATCACAAACTGGCTTACTGCTATTGGAAGAAGGTCACTAACCTTTTATTTGTATCAAGAAGCTTTGTTAGTGATTCTATTATCTCCAGTGGCATTTGGATTAGGTAATAAGCTGGGGTATACAGGAATTATCCTTACTGCGGTAGTAATATGGATAACTGGTGTGATTATTGCCGTATTCTTGGAAGATAAAAAAGTACCGGGGCCAGCAGATGCGTTATTGAGAAGGTTGGTATATCGTTAG
- a CDS encoding YqeB family protein, with product MGNTSKIGMGFMENLIAVLFPIVLGTIGWFLPKLFDFIKRISFFSDSKAIQLLESFNPFWVSIILMFVGVVIGVFLALTIYSEALKMNISDHEILINKDDKEKTIQKSEIKAIFMEDNEVVITDHKGQELLSEKTDIKKEKIREIFLYHHYPWCEQDPYVNEFNLWTLEDHTLGEKVNSILYERRKAIREGDKKKAKNLKMDLNELGVVVKDQGENQYVRKVYG from the coding sequence ATGGGAAACACATCCAAAATTGGTATGGGCTTTATGGAAAATTTGATTGCAGTATTGTTTCCTATTGTTTTAGGAACAATAGGTTGGTTCCTTCCCAAGTTGTTTGATTTTATAAAAAGGATATCCTTCTTTTCTGATTCAAAAGCCATTCAACTGTTGGAATCATTCAACCCTTTTTGGGTGTCTATTATTTTGATGTTCGTAGGTGTAGTTATAGGGGTTTTTTTAGCACTAACAATATATAGTGAAGCACTAAAAATGAACATAAGCGATCATGAAATATTGATCAATAAAGATGATAAGGAAAAGACAATTCAAAAATCTGAGATAAAAGCAATATTCATGGAAGATAATGAGGTCGTAATTACGGATCATAAAGGTCAAGAACTTTTGAGTGAAAAGACGGATATTAAGAAGGAAAAAATACGAGAAATCTTCCTGTATCATCATTACCCTTGGTGTGAACAGGACCCTTATGTAAATGAATTCAATCTTTGGACCCTAGAAGATCATACACTTGGGGAGAAAGTCAATTCCATCTTATATGAACGTAGAAAAGCAATTAGAGAAGGTGATAAGAAAAAGGCAAAAAATTTAAAAATGGATCTAAATGAGCTGGGAGTAGTTGTGAAAGATCAGGGGGAGAATCAGTATGTTCGGAAGGTTTATGGCTAA
- a CDS encoding TetR/AcrR family transcriptional regulator, giving the protein MEDKQSFIAKARSEQIIQACIDTLDEYGYTNVSLTKVAKMANVSTGLISYHFSGKMDLINQTLLYLLNKKLDFISGKVVQEETSISQLKAYIEASLAYQVAHYKNNIALIEIVFNAKNEEGVPYYKADDDEEDLLNALLKDILLEGQKRQEFSNEFDVEMMCVLIQGAIEESMLSQNNSFSFEKYKDHLTRMITKIVL; this is encoded by the coding sequence TTGGAAGATAAACAATCTTTTATTGCTAAAGCACGAAGTGAACAGATTATTCAAGCTTGCATTGATACACTTGACGAATATGGTTATACAAATGTCAGTTTAACCAAAGTAGCTAAAATGGCAAACGTAAGTACAGGATTAATTTCGTATCATTTTTCTGGCAAAATGGATTTAATCAATCAAACCTTACTGTATTTACTTAACAAAAAATTAGATTTTATTAGTGGAAAGGTTGTTCAAGAAGAAACGTCTATTTCACAATTGAAAGCATATATTGAAGCTAGTTTGGCTTACCAAGTAGCACATTATAAAAATAATATCGCATTAATCGAAATTGTCTTTAATGCTAAAAATGAAGAAGGTGTGCCATATTATAAAGCTGATGATGACGAAGAAGATCTGTTAAATGCATTGCTCAAAGATATTTTATTAGAGGGGCAAAAGAGACAAGAGTTTTCTAATGAATTTGATGTAGAAATGATGTGCGTCTTGATTCAAGGCGCAATAGAGGAAAGCATGCTATCTCAGAATAATTCCTTTAGTTTTGAAAAATATAAGGATCATTTAACCAGAATGATAACAAAAATAGTCTTGTAA
- the istB gene encoding IS21-like element IS643 family helper ATPase IstB, producing MNKTVHELQDHFRQLRLAETAEELPQLLREAEKASWTYLEFLESLTRYELAKREEKSLEKRMKWARFPFVKSLDEFELKGQNVLTARQLSQLRELSWLEQHYNLILLGPPGIGKTYIAIGLGLEAVYRGFNVYFATMGELVQLLKSEEYLNKSKVQLKRIRNADLVIIDDLMYMAMDQREANLFFHLINHLYERSSIILTSNKSPDEWGNLIGDQGITTAILDRLLHRVEVIHGGEEERSHRMKNRKSIFSADV from the coding sequence ATGAACAAAACCGTACATGAACTACAAGATCACTTTCGTCAGCTACGCCTAGCAGAGACTGCGGAGGAGCTGCCACAGCTTCTTCGCGAAGCTGAAAAAGCATCATGGACCTACTTGGAATTTTTAGAGTCTCTCACTCGATATGAATTAGCCAAACGCGAAGAGAAAAGCCTTGAGAAAAGAATGAAATGGGCACGCTTCCCTTTCGTGAAGTCATTAGACGAGTTTGAGCTGAAAGGACAAAACGTTCTGACGGCTCGTCAGCTTTCTCAACTCCGAGAATTAAGCTGGCTGGAGCAACACTATAATCTTATCCTTTTAGGGCCTCCTGGCATCGGTAAAACGTATATCGCAATTGGACTTGGACTTGAGGCTGTTTACAGAGGGTTTAATGTTTATTTCGCTACAATGGGTGAACTGGTGCAGCTTCTAAAATCAGAAGAATACCTGAACAAATCTAAAGTTCAGCTTAAGAGAATTAGAAATGCCGACTTAGTGATTATTGATGATTTAATGTATATGGCCATGGACCAGAGAGAAGCAAACCTATTCTTTCATTTAATTAACCATTTATACGAACGAAGTTCGATTATCCTGACATCAAATAAGAGTCCAGATGAATGGGGCAATTTAATCGGAGACCAAGGCATCACCACTGCGATTTTAGATCGCTTACTTCATCGTGTGGAAGTGATCCATGGTGGCGAAGAAGAGAGAAGTCACAGGATGAAAAATCGGAAGAGCATTTTTTCAGCAGATGTGTAA
- the istA gene encoding IS21 family transposase — protein sequence MLYIKIQELHKRKFKVAQIAKELKISRPTVYKYLEMTFDEAKAYTEQPLGKKKKLDHYKDWILAWLEEYPHLSSAQIHDWLLERYPDLVVGGSTVRTYVRGVREVYQIEKKGIVRQYEAVPEQPMGKQLQVDWGETKQKTVNNKEIKLYFIAFVLVHSRQKYMEWQARPFTTRDAIRCHEHAFQFYGGRTEEIVYDQDHLISVSENAGQLLLTAEFQSYVNERKFNVHLCRRADPESKGMIENVVKYIKGNFADSRVFRDIEDWNERARQWLKRTGNHQVHQTTKKRPAEVFLLEKQHLQPVSSLLSYESTHNQSITRSVSKDNTIRYKSNRYSVPLGTYQNRSENLVWIEIREEDHNALIIRKEANGEVIAEHRISSEKGKLIQNRHHTRDRSKGVEEFKQRLLSHFKDQVQAAAYLDEISQRYPRYRRDQFTIIHKVSQQYPAIIDTVLAKCTTEKLYNANDFRDIAHHLDALRDEPIEEAQSFYTSPPNHSHLKASTRSLNAYTSILGGRT from the coding sequence GTGTTATATATTAAGATTCAGGAATTACATAAGAGAAAGTTTAAAGTAGCGCAAATCGCTAAGGAGCTTAAAATCTCAAGACCGACTGTCTATAAGTACTTAGAAATGACATTCGATGAGGCAAAGGCGTATACTGAACAGCCCTTGGGAAAGAAGAAAAAACTAGATCACTATAAGGACTGGATACTGGCCTGGCTCGAAGAGTATCCCCACCTAAGTAGTGCTCAGATCCATGATTGGCTTTTAGAAAGATACCCCGACCTAGTGGTCGGCGGAAGTACTGTAAGAACATATGTGAGGGGGGTGCGAGAAGTTTATCAGATTGAGAAAAAGGGGATTGTCCGGCAATACGAAGCAGTTCCTGAACAACCAATGGGTAAACAACTCCAGGTAGACTGGGGAGAAACAAAACAGAAAACAGTGAACAACAAGGAAATCAAACTGTACTTTATTGCCTTTGTACTCGTTCACTCGCGACAAAAATATATGGAATGGCAAGCACGTCCATTCACCACAAGAGATGCGATTCGTTGTCACGAACATGCCTTCCAGTTCTATGGAGGACGAACCGAAGAAATTGTCTATGATCAGGATCACTTAATCTCAGTAAGTGAAAATGCAGGTCAACTACTTTTAACAGCTGAGTTTCAAAGCTATGTAAACGAGCGTAAATTCAACGTTCACCTTTGCCGAAGAGCGGATCCAGAATCTAAAGGGATGATTGAAAATGTAGTGAAATACATAAAAGGCAACTTCGCTGACAGTCGTGTGTTTAGAGATATAGAAGATTGGAATGAACGGGCAAGGCAATGGCTCAAGCGTACGGGAAACCACCAGGTTCACCAGACAACGAAAAAAAGACCAGCAGAAGTGTTTCTCCTCGAAAAGCAACACTTACAGCCAGTCTCTTCGTTACTTTCATATGAAAGTACCCATAACCAAAGTATAACAAGAAGTGTTAGTAAGGACAATACGATCCGGTACAAGTCAAACCGTTACTCTGTCCCACTGGGGACTTATCAAAATAGGAGTGAGAATCTTGTGTGGATTGAAATAAGGGAAGAAGATCACAACGCCCTGATCATCCGCAAAGAAGCAAATGGTGAAGTGATTGCCGAGCATAGGATCAGCTCTGAAAAGGGAAAGCTGATTCAAAACCGTCACCATACTCGTGATCGCTCCAAAGGTGTAGAAGAGTTTAAACAACGTCTCCTCTCTCACTTTAAAGATCAGGTTCAGGCAGCTGCCTATTTAGATGAGATTAGCCAAAGATACCCGAGGTATCGGAGAGATCAGTTTACAATTATTCATAAGGTGAGCCAACAATACCCGGCTATAATTGATACTGTTTTGGCCAAGTGTACGACAGAAAAGCTTTACAATGCGAATGACTTTCGCGATATCGCTCATCACCTTGATGCTTTACGAGATGAGCCGATTGAAGAAGCACAATCTTTTTACACGAGTCCGCCAAACCATTCTCATCTCAAAGCCTCTACCCGTTCTCTAAATGCCTATACTAGCATTTTAGGAGGTAGAACATGA